In Palaemon carinicauda isolate YSFRI2023 chromosome 28, ASM3689809v2, whole genome shotgun sequence, a single genomic region encodes these proteins:
- the Ktl gene encoding BTB/POZ domain-containing protein KCTD16 produces the protein MATNGAPTNSSSSSASSNNSGQPTLDPTGQNINSIMQVFPPIVELNVGGVFYTTALTTLQKEPESLLGQMFTGKTKTPVLRDSKGKFFIDRDGVLFRYILDYLRNQKLVLPENFSERERLKKEADYFQLQEMIDSLTLPKSLSPVDPAFLVRTSVGTIIVSYRGTFAFGRDGLADVKFRKLNRILVCGRVTLCREVFGDTLNESRDPDRGATDRYTSRFFLKHTFLEQAFDMLVLAGYKCQGSCANGTAGGMMVDKKPGSDSEEDRWNHYNEFVWVRE, from the coding sequence ATGGCCACCAACGGCGCTCCCACCAACAGTTCTTCctcttcagcctcctccaacaaCAGCGGACAGCCTACTTTGGACCCCACAGGACAGAACATCAACTCCATCATGCAGGTCTTCCCGCCCATAGTCGAGCTGAACGTAGGTGGAGTGTTTTACACGACCGCCCTCACCACGCTCCAGAAGGAGCCAGAGTCGCTGCTCGGTCAGATGTTCACGGGCAAGACCAAGACGCCCGTCTTGAGGGACTCGAAGGGAAAGTTTTTCATAGATAGAGACGGCGTCCTATTCCGCTACATTCTGGATTACCTGCGCAACCAGAAGCTTGTCCTTCCGGAGAATTTCAGTGAGAGGGAGAGACTTAAGAAAGAGGCTGATTACTTTCAACTGCAGGAGATGATCGACTCCCTCACCCTGCCCAAGTCCCTGAGTCCCGTCGACCCCGCTTTTTTAGTGCGAACCTCCGTCGGGACCATCATCGTGTCCTACCGGGGGACGTTCGCCTTCGGCCGTGACGGGCTGGCCGACGTCAAATTCCGAAAGTTGAACCGCATCCTGGTATGCGGACGAGTCACGCTCTGTCGGGAGGTCTTCGGTGACACGCTGAACGAGTCCAGAGACCCTGACCGCGGGGCCACCGACCGTTACACGTCGCGGTTCTTCCTCAAGCACACCTTCCTGGAACAGGCCTTCGACATGCTGGTGCTAGCCGGGTACAAATGTCAAGGGTCGTGCGCTAACGGCACGGCCGGGGGCATGATGGTTGACAAGAAACCGGGCAGTGATTCGGAGGAAGATCGCTGGAACCACTATAACGAGTTCGTGTGGGTCAGGGAATAA